From Anopheles coluzzii chromosome 3, AcolN3, whole genome shotgun sequence, the proteins below share one genomic window:
- the LOC120955914 gene encoding cysteine-rich with EGF-like domain protein 2 isoform X2 encodes MRHSRAIVASLLLVALLPTLSLGDIPKPPSLSAGGGTKKDKLKTEKLPPCKACTVLVNSFRDGIKRTERAKHDGGDAAWEEERLGSYKTSELRLVEIQERLCTDIVRGEDQCHQLAEDYETQIEEWWKNHQTTQPDLHRWLCVEQAAVCCPDGFYGPNCDPCPTCFGNGKCKGNGTRKGNGKCACDEGYTGDNCDSCSEEHYQAFRDETKLLCSRCHKACAAGGCTGAGPNSCRVCRSGWVMDSARGGCGDVDECIKEAPCTKKQFCVNNEGSYSCLECDKSCDGCNGDGPDLCEKCAEGYELRDGMCTASSDDTGVPEQQMDPSSISSTREGEPHPTELSDGEDPAAPKDEL; translated from the exons ATGCGACATTCGAGAGCGATTGTGGCCAGCCTGCTGCTCGTGGCCCTGCTTCCAACGCTATCCCTCGGGGACATACCGAAACCACCCTCGCTGTCCGCCGGAGGAGGCACCAAGAAGGACAAACTAAAGACTGAAAAACTGCCCCCCTGCAAGGCGTGCACCGTGCTGGTGAATTCGTTCCGTGACGGCATCAAGCGAACGGAACGGGCCAAGCACGATGGTGGCGATGCGGCCTGGGAAGAGGAACGGTTGGGCAGCTACAAAACCAGCGAACTGCGGCTGGTCGAGATCCAGGAGCGGCTCTGCACGGACATAGTGCGGGGTGAGGACCAGTGCCATCAGCTGGCGGAAGACTACGAAACGCAGATAGAGGAGTGGTGGAAAAACCATCAAACCACGCAGCCCGATCTGCACCGGTGGCTGTGTGTGGAGCAGGCCGCCGTCTGCTGTCCGGACGGATTCTACGGCCCGAACTGTGATCCGTGCCCGACCTGCTTCGGCAACGGGAAATGTAAGGGCAACGGCACCCGCAAGGGCAATGGGAAGTGTGCCTGCGACGAGGGATACACGGGCGACAACTGTGATAGCTGCAGCGAGGAGCACTATCAGGCATTCCGGGACGAGACGAAGCTACTGTGCAGCCGGTGCCATAAGGCGTGTGCGGCCGGCGGCTGTACCGGGGCCGGGCCCAACTCGTGCCGGGTTTGTCGCAGCGGCTGGGTGATGGACAGTGCCCGCGGTGGCTGTGGGGATGTGGACGAATGCATTAAGGAGGCTCCATGCACGAAGAAGCAGTTTTGCGTGAACAATGAAGGCTCGTACAGCTGTTTGG AGTGTGATAAGTCGTGCGATGGCTGTAATGGCGATGGTCCagatttgtgtgaaaaatgtGCCGAAGGATACGAGCTGCGGGACGGAATGTGTACAG CGTCGTCGGATGATACGGGCGTGCCGGAACAACAGATGGATCCGTCTAGCATCTCTTCAACTCGGGAAGGCGAGCCCCATCCCACTGAGCTAAGCGATGGAGAAGATCCTGCCGCACCAAAGGATGAGCTGTAG
- the LOC120956470 gene encoding sarcoplasmic calcium-binding protein 1, protein MSYSWDQRVEFIVRHMYDIDNNGFLDNNDFQCMALRATVIEGKGEINPARLNEYKFIMKSLWDEISALADFDKDGKITTDEFKQAVKQTCVGKPYSEFPKAMKAFIDAHYKMMDINNDGLVSIEEYRYNCITRLAVDDIKLVDDSYNNLVSEEDNKKGGITLERYQELYAQFMGNENAKCPAIYLYGPIPE, encoded by the exons ACATTGACAACAATGGCTTCCTGGACAACAACGATTTCCAGTGCATGGCCCTCCGTGCCACCGTCATCGAAGGCAAGGGCGAAATCAACCCGGCCCGTCTGAACGAATACAAGTTCATCATGAAGTCGCTCTGGGATGAGATCTCCGCCCTTGCCGATTTCGATAAG GATGGCAAAATCACCACCGACGAATTCAAACAGGCCGTCAAGCAGACCTGCGTTGGCAAGCCCTACTCCGAATTCCCGAAG GCGATGAAGGCCTTCATTGATGCCCACTACAAGATGATGGACATCAACAACGACGGTCTGGTCAGCATAGAGGAGTACCGTTACAACTGCATCACCCGTCTGGCTGTTGATGACATCAAGCTGGTCGATGATTCCTACAACAACCTGGTCAGC GAGGAGGACAACAAGAAGGGTGGCATCACCCTGGAGAGATACCAGGAGCTGTACGCGCAGTTCATGGGCAACGAGAACGCCAAGTGCCCGGCCATCTACCTGTACGGCCCAATTCCGGAATAA
- the LOC120955281 gene encoding inactive selenide, water dikinase-like protein — protein MGDYQQDPMVHLELTGNTGMVLRRPFDPTAHDLDASFRLTRFADLKGRCCKVPKEVLEKLVSSLQQDYMQDPDQPFMPMSSPRIGIGLDCSVIPLRHGGLCMVQTTDFFYPIVDDPYMMGKIACANVLSDLYAMGVTEVDNMLMLLAVSTKMIEKERDVVIPLIMRGFKDSALEAGTSVTGGHSVVNPWCTIGGVATTICQQNEFIVPDNAVVGDVLVLTKALGTQVAVNAHQWLDQSERWNRIKLVVSEEDVRKAYHRAMDSMSRLNRVAARLMHKYNAHGATDVTGFGLLGHAQTLASHQKNEVSFVIHNLPVIAKMAAVAKACGNMFQLLQGHSAETSGGLLICLPREQAAAYCKDIEKQEGCQAWIIGIVEKGSRTARIIDKPRVIEVPAKD, from the exons ATGGGAGACTACCAACAAGATCCGATGGTCCATCTGGAGCTGACCGGTAACACCGGCATGGTACTGCGGCGTCCGTTCGATCCGACCGCACACGATCTAGATGCATCGTTCCGGCTGACCCGCTTTGCCGACCTGAAGGGCCGCTGCTGCAAAGTGCCGAAGGAGGTGCTGGAGAAGCTGGTTTCGTCCTTGCAGCAGGACTACATGCAGGATCCCGACCAGCCGTTCATGCCGATGTCTTCGCCCCGGATCGGCATCGGGCTCGACTGTTCGGTGATTCCGCTGCGCCACGGCGGGCTGTGCATGGTGCAGACGACCGACTTCTTCTACCCAATCGTGGACGATCCGTATATGATGGGCAAGATTGCGTGCGCCAACGTGCTGAGCGATCTGTACGCGATGGGAGTGACGGAGGTGGACAACATGCTGATGCTGCTCGCCGTCAGCACGAAGATGATCGAGAAAGAGCGGGACGTAGTCATTCCATTGATTATGCGTGGATTTAAG GATTCCGCCCTGGAAGCGGGAACCAGTGTGACCGGTGGCCATAGTGTCGTTAATCCGTGGTGCACTATCGGTGGCGTAGCGACCACGATTTGCCAGCAGAACGAATTCATCGTGCCGGATAATGCTGTCGTCGGTGATGTGCTGGTGCTGACGAAAGCGCTCGGAACGCAGGTGGCCGTAAATGCGCACCAATGGTTGGACCAGTCGGAACGGTGGAACCGCATCAAGCTGGTCGTCTCGGAGGAGGACGTCCGGAAGGCGTACCACCGGGCGATGGACTCGATGTCCCGGCTGAACCGGGTCGCCGCCCGTCTCATGCACAAGTACAACGCGCACGGCGCTACCGATGTGACCGGCTTCGGGCTGCTCGGCCATGCCCAGACGCTGGCCTCGCATCAAAAGAATGAGGTATCGTTCGTCATCCACAACCTGCCGGTGATCGCCAAGATGGCTGCGGTTGCGAAGGCCTGCGGCAACATGTTCCAGCTGCTACAGGGCCATTCGGCCGAGACGTCCGGCGGGCTGCTGATCTGTTTGCCGCGTGAGCAAGCCGCGGCCTACTGTAAGGACATTGAAAAGCAGGAGGGATGCCAGGCCTGGATCATTGGTATCGTGGAGAAGGGTAGCCGCACGGCCCGCATCATAGACAAACCGCGAGTGATTGAGGTGCCGGCAAAGGATTAA
- the LOC120955280 gene encoding uncharacterized protein LOC120955280 yields MDEIITIIRALAISNAGNGITVAQLNKDFKNLEGYSIPYTKFGFHSLDAMLRTMTDAVQVNGFGLTAIVQPLTNEKSQHVREMVKRSKNTSKKPIYSYQPPSYTAAPVKGNNSYHDKTHGTQFTQFTSNNGLQRPPPSIDMQKFQEDIREEMRRAERQSNALKAIANADGTQRQTQLNGQVEQRKPVPIGGHKLTPSHNKNVQSNATNRDTIAVPSPNVASMMTNGVKVPVSGSTAPKQKDESVIQMPVDAMTAREAVAETILPAHLKPKTVHKTVVTAALNPKHLHVHLAEQTEKLQSLAPYIDSIYRTKASSDEWLVPEAMAKAGLYCAAKYYNQWYRAKIMGGINHQRVLLLYIDYGYLRYVRLCDVRFLARELASIPPQALQVSLEYVKPAHGTWSDACCDQLATLVHRKVLDMVIVNRKQEDCTVDVILTCSLDSPIDSLIRNPDESTLNRQLALRSDTAWSLAE; encoded by the exons ATGgatgaaataataacaatcatACGAGCACTGGCCATATCAAACGCTGGCAATGGCATCACTGTGGCACAACTAAATAAGGATTTTAAAAATCTCGAAGGATATTCCATCCCATACACGAAGTTTGGATTCCATTCGTTAGATGCGATGCTGCGTACAATGACCGATGCCGTACAG GTCAATGGCTTTGGATTGACCGCGATAGTACAACCGCTCACCAATGAGAAATCCCAACATGTACGAGAAATGgtgaaaagaagcaaaaacactaGTAAAAAACCAATCTACAGCTACCAACCGCCATCGTACACGGCTGCCCCAGTGAAAGGGAATAACAGTTACCACGACAAGACCCATGGAACCCAATTTACACAATTCACGTCGAACAATGGCTTACAGCGGCCTCCGCCGAGTATTGACATGCAAAAGTTCCAAGAAGACATACGGGAAGAGATGCGAAGGGCAGAGAGGCAGAGTAACGCTCTGAAAGCGATCGCAAACGCGGATGGAACACAGAGGCAAACGCAATTGAACGGCCAAGTAGAACAACGAAAACCCGTACCTATTGGTGGTCACAAGCTGACCCCATCTCATAACAAGAATGTCCAAAGCAATGCGACAAACAGGGACACCATCGCTGTACCCTCCCCAAATGTGGCAAGTATGATGACAAATGGTGTGAAAGTTCCCGTGAGCGGTAGCACTGCACCGAAACAGAAGGACGAAAGCGTCATTCAGATGCCCGTTGATGCTATGACTGCAAGGGAAGCGGTTGCGGAAACGATTCTGCCAGCTCATTTGAAACCGAAAACCGTCCATAAGACGGTTGTGACGGCAGCCCTCAATCCCAAGCATTTGCACGTACACTTGGCGGAACAAACGGAAAAGTTACAGAGCTTAGCGCCTTACATTGACTCCATCTACCGCACGAAGGCGTCCAGCGACGAATGGCTCGTGCCGGAAGCGATGGCAAAGGCTGGTCTGTACTGTGCAGCCAAATACTACAACCAGTGGTATCGAGCAAAGATTATGGGTGGAATCAATCACCAGCGCGTGCTGTTGCTGTACATCGACTACGGATACCTGCGGTACGTGCGATTGTGCGATGTGAGATTCCTGGCACGAGAACTGGCATCGATACCGCCACAAGCGCTCCAGGTTTCGTTGGAATATGTGAAACCAGCACACGGCACGTGGAGTGACGCGTGCTGTGACCAGCTTGCTACATTGGTTCATCGTAAAGTGCTGGATATGGTCATTGTCAACAGGAAGCAGGAG GATTGCACGGTGGATGTGATACTTACGTGTTCGCTTGACAGTCCAATCGATTCGCTGATACGCAATCCGGACGAGAGTACGCTGAACAGACAGCTTGCGCTGCGTAGTGATACCGCATGGTCGTTGGCAGAGTAA
- the LOC120955914 gene encoding cysteine-rich with EGF-like domain protein 2 isoform X1 translates to MRHSRAIVASLLLVALLPTLSLGDIPKPPSLSAGGGTKKDKLKTEKLPPCKACTVLVNSFRDGIKRTERAKHDGGDAAWEEERLGSYKTSELRLVEIQERLCTDIVRGEDQCHQLAEDYETQIEEWWKNHQTTQPDLHRWLCVEQAAVCCPDGFYGPNCDPCPTCFGNGKCKGNGTRKGNGKCACDEGYTGDNCDSCSEEHYQAFRDETKLLCSRCHKACAAGGCTGAGPNSCRVCRSGWVMDSARGGCGDVDECIKEAPCTKKQFCVNNEGSYSCLECDKSCDGCNGDGPDLCEKCAEGYELRDGMCTDTSNEKRNQYATFTRYLTYLGLCIATCIVLQNSTWLAALVGLAVAVYISVSEYWLNTAPQQPAAPSPRILDEILQQH, encoded by the exons ATGCGACATTCGAGAGCGATTGTGGCCAGCCTGCTGCTCGTGGCCCTGCTTCCAACGCTATCCCTCGGGGACATACCGAAACCACCCTCGCTGTCCGCCGGAGGAGGCACCAAGAAGGACAAACTAAAGACTGAAAAACTGCCCCCCTGCAAGGCGTGCACCGTGCTGGTGAATTCGTTCCGTGACGGCATCAAGCGAACGGAACGGGCCAAGCACGATGGTGGCGATGCGGCCTGGGAAGAGGAACGGTTGGGCAGCTACAAAACCAGCGAACTGCGGCTGGTCGAGATCCAGGAGCGGCTCTGCACGGACATAGTGCGGGGTGAGGACCAGTGCCATCAGCTGGCGGAAGACTACGAAACGCAGATAGAGGAGTGGTGGAAAAACCATCAAACCACGCAGCCCGATCTGCACCGGTGGCTGTGTGTGGAGCAGGCCGCCGTCTGCTGTCCGGACGGATTCTACGGCCCGAACTGTGATCCGTGCCCGACCTGCTTCGGCAACGGGAAATGTAAGGGCAACGGCACCCGCAAGGGCAATGGGAAGTGTGCCTGCGACGAGGGATACACGGGCGACAACTGTGATAGCTGCAGCGAGGAGCACTATCAGGCATTCCGGGACGAGACGAAGCTACTGTGCAGCCGGTGCCATAAGGCGTGTGCGGCCGGCGGCTGTACCGGGGCCGGGCCCAACTCGTGCCGGGTTTGTCGCAGCGGCTGGGTGATGGACAGTGCCCGCGGTGGCTGTGGGGATGTGGACGAATGCATTAAGGAGGCTCCATGCACGAAGAAGCAGTTTTGCGTGAACAATGAAGGCTCGTACAGCTGTTTGG AGTGTGATAAGTCGTGCGATGGCTGTAATGGCGATGGTCCagatttgtgtgaaaaatgtGCCGAAGGATACGAGCTGCGGGACGGAATGTGTACAG ATACGTCCAACGAGAAGCGCAACCAGTACGCCACCTTTACGCGCTACCTCACCTACCTCGGTCTGTGCATTGCCACGTGCATCGTGCTACAGAACTCGACCTGGCTGGCGGCGCTGGTCGGTCTGGCCGTCGCGGTTTACATTTCCGTTTCGGAGTACTGGCTCAACACGGCACCGCAGCAACCGGCGGCACCTTCGCCGCGGATTTTAGACGAGATTCTACAGCAGcattaa
- the LOC120955283 gene encoding ATP synthase subunit gamma, mitochondrial encodes MFKSVVPVLSQVPAELCLGQQNRGMATLKAISIRLKSVKNIQKITQSMKMVSAAKYSRAERDLKQARPYGVGAQQFYEKAEVAPKEEDSKKLYIAITSDRGLCGAVHTGVARYIRGELATDPNIKVICVGDKSRAILSRLYGKNIEMVANEIGRLPPTFLDAAKLCNAILNLGYEYTDGKIIYNKFKSVVSYQVADIPIFSLKSVESAEKLPVYDSLDSEVIQSYLEFSLASLLFYTMKEGACSEQSSRMTAMDNASKNAGEMIDKLTLTFNRTRQAVITRELIEIISGASALESKD; translated from the exons ATGTTCAAGTCCGTCGTGCCCGTGCTGTCGCAGGTGCCAGCTGAGCTATGCCTTGGTCAGCAGAACCGTGGCATGGCCACGCTGAAGGCCATTTCGATCCGTCTGAAGTCGGTCAAGAACATCCAGAAGATCACCCAATCCATGAAGATGGTGTCCGCCGCCAA GTATTCCCGTGCTGAGCGTGATCTGAAGCAGGCCAGACCGTACGGCGTTGGTGCGCAGCAGTTCTACGAGAAGGCCGAAGTCGCGCCAAAGGAGGAAGACTCCAAGAAGCTGTACATTGCCATCACGTCGGACCGTGGTCTGTGCGGTGCGGTGCATACCGGCGTTGCCCGTTACATTCGCGGCGAGCTCGCCACCGACCCGAACATCAAGGTGATCTGCGTCGGCGACAAGTCGCGCGCCATCCTGTCGCGTCTGTACGGCAAGAACATCGAGATGGTCGCGAACGAGATCGGCCGTCTGCCGCCGACCTTCCTGGATGCGGCCAAGCTGTGCAATGCCATCCTGAACCTCGGCTACGAGTACACCGATGGCAAGATCATCTACAACAAGTTCAAGTCGGTCGTGTCGTACCAGGTGGCGGACATTCCGATCTTCTCGCTCAAGTCGGTCGAGTCGGCGGAGAAGCTGCCGGTGTACGATTCGCTCGACTCGGAAGTGATCCAGAGCTACCTGGAGTTCTCGCTCGCCTCGCTGCTGTTCTACACGATGAAGGAGGGCGCCTGCTCCGAACAGTCCTCCCGTATGACGGCCATGGACAACGCGTCCAAGAACGCCGGCGAGATGATTGACAAGCTGACGCTGACCTTCAACCGTACCAGACAGGCGGTCATTACCCGTGAGCTGATTGAAATTATTTCCGGTGCTTCCGCTCTGGAGAGCAAGGATTAA
- the LOC120956469 gene encoding tudor and KH domain-containing protein-like — MVKYVSTPAVAHVEQLLQNTRRSGQRKGRQLHVSFKENIQKHCSATFRVPEIQDVKNNNYNSAQKPRASSSGGAGWVQNHSKARVALPMGAKNLNGHSGHDNRSPKQPSQSTLKIAPVEKVKVTPAKPVPAATKGSSAKEELTATKELPATKGTIAKEEPTAPKEPTVKKAEPVTAVMEESCEHVDGSIASTKPCSSVWDWINMLDMPSEVMGLSRTIPKVDVLSYFVEREITNVRVLHMLNPNRLWLRSAAQEPLVEKLYDELNECYNHIASDRWRLETSKVQHGLYCAVLYEEVWQRGRIVGPLIGTRVKVHFIDTGLTELVDYRHLKFLATSFGTVPAQAVRASLACLIPKGGVWTRAESDRLTRLINFVSQQPAYIMCINNKLNILDIILKQFNGAWLNEKFASIVSAQWTGSTYLSKSVSMT, encoded by the exons ATGGTTAAGTACGTTTCCACTCCGGCCGTGGCCCACGTGGAACAATTGCTGCAGAACACCCGAAGGTCTGGCCAACGAAAGGGGCGCCAGTTGCATGTGAGTTTCaaagaaaacatacaaaaacactGCTCAGCCACCTTTCGGGTGCCAGAAATACAAGACGTTAAGAACAATAACTATAATAGTGCGCAAAAACCGAGAGCTAGTTCATCTGGTGGTGCAGGATGGGTACAAAATCACAGTAAAGCACGTGTTGCACTGCCAATGGGAGCTAAAAATTTGAACGGACACAGCGGTCACGATAATCGGTCTCCTAAACAGCCTTCGCAGTCTACGCTGAAGATAGCTCCTGTAGAGAAGGTGAAAGTAACTCCTGCGAAACCAGTACCAGCTGCGACAAAAGGATCTAGTGCGAAAGAAGAACTTACTGCGACAAAAGAACTTCCTGCGACAAAAGGAACTATTGCGAAAGAAGAACCCACTGCGCCAAAAGAACCTACTGTGAAAAAAGCAGAACCCGTCACGGCGGTTATGGAGGAATCCTGTGAACATGTCGATGGCAGCATTGCTTCAACGAAACCGTGCAGCAGCGTGTGGGATTGGATCAACATGCTGGACATGCCCTCGGAAGTAATGGGTCTATCGCGAACCATTCCCAAAGTCGACGTGCTCAGTTACTTCGTGGAGCGAGAGATCACAAACGTACGGGTCCTGCACATGCTCAATCCCAACCGGCTGTGGTTGCGTAGCGCCGCCCAGGAGCCGTTGGTCGAAAAGTTGTACGACGAGCTGAACGAATGCTATAACCATATCGCATCCGATCGATGGCGCCTGGAGACGAGTAAGGTGCAGCACGGGCTGTACTGTGCCGTGCTGTATGAGGAAGTCTGGCAGCGGGGAAGAATCGTGGGACCACTGATCGGGACCCGCGTGAAGGTGCACTTCATCGATACGGGCTTGACGGAGCTGGTGGATTATAGACATTTGAAGTTTTTGGCCACCTCGTTCGGCACTGTACCGGCGCAGGCAGTTCGAGCCTCCTTGGCCTGTTTAATCCCGAAAGGAGGCGTGTGGACGAGGGCAGAGTCCGACAGGCTAACGAGGCTTATTAATTTCGTTTCGCAACAACCTGCCTATATAATGTGCATCAACAATAAG CTCAATATTTTGGACATTATTTTGAAACAGTTTAACGGAGCCTGGCTGAATGAAAAGTTTGCTTCAATAGTATCTGCCCAGTGGACCGGCAGTACCTATCTCTCCAAGAGCGTAAGTATGACTTGA
- the LOC120956471 gene encoding uncharacterized protein LOC120956471, translating into MHIAHPQKDEYRKKKHTYNERYPSFFCIEEGHFPVMEEIRNALARGFDYEELYSRIPHVQKNGIVERITRNTCEQMVQMFGIKVVSEQKKKQNQKENNTTHQNGVESHQ; encoded by the exons atgcataTTGCACACCCTCAGAAGGATGAGTATCGCAAGAAGAAGCATACCTACAACGAAAGGTATCCAAG CTTCTTTTGCATAGAAGAGGGCCATTTCCCTGTGATGGAAGAGATACGCAACGCACTGGCGCGAGGTTTCGATTATGAGGAACTGTATTCCCGCATACCCCACGTGCAAAAGAATGGTATTGTGGAGCGTATTACTCGCAATACCTGCGAACAGATGGTGCAAATGTTTGGCATAAAGGTCGTTTcggaacagaagaaaaaacagaatcaaaaagaaaacaacaccacacaTCAAAACGGTGTCGAAAGTCATCAGTGA
- the LOC120955282 gene encoding putative mediator of RNA polymerase II transcription subunit 26, protein MKELKAILRSLVISNAERGMSEYQLDRDFKSLEGRNIPFREHGFQSLDAMLRTMTDVVKVMGMGTGATVYPVTSEKTQHIREMVEKSKKNKKKKPKYTAPYVRKTASNPLPKPKPAVAAKSNSYGKNNNYNYNNYNNTNYNTNNNYQHNGTGRAANAGQKRPATASSSKKKRENLTITIPNDVNEQFNMFWNAIQPVLNTSYGQNTQQQHQQQWQSWGNQYGYYQNAQQYQNNCNGNQQRHANNQKSGRKGQNEWSNKRASTPFYGNGNDFTSDCWNSYYSQFYGNEHFGGNFFSGGGCYPSLQNYYSSYGYGNFQTNMYNDGAWECNYNASYGYDQYGYFLQGMGNNYY, encoded by the exons ATGAAGGAATTAAAGGCAATCCTACGCTCGCTGGTCATCTCCAACGCCGAGCGGGGCATGAGCGAGTATCAGCTCGATCGAGACTTCAAAAGCCTTGAAGGACGCAACATACCGTTCCGTGAACACGGATTCCAATCCCTGGATGCTATGCTGCGAACCATGACCGATGTCGTAAAG GTGATGGGCATGGGAACTGGTGCCACAGTGTATCCGGTCACGTCGGAGAAAACCCAACACATCCGTGAGATGGTAGAAAAAAgcaagaagaacaaaaagaagaaaccgaAATACACTGCTCCTTACGTTCGGAAAACAGCGTCGAACCCTCTGCCCAAGCCCAAACCAGCAGTTGCAGCAAAGAGTAACAGTTacggcaaaaacaacaactacaactacaacaactaTAACAACACCAACTACAACACTAACAACAACTACCAGCACAATGGTACAGGACGGGCCGCGAATGCTGGTCAGAAAAGGCCTGCAACGGCATCGTCGTCCAAGAAAAAGCGAGAAAATTTAACCATCACTATCCCCAACGATGTAAACGAACAGTTCAACATGTTTTGGAATGCGATACAACCGGTGCTTAATACCTCGTACGGTCagaacacacagcagcagcatcagcagcagtggcagtcGTGGGGCAATCAGTATGGCTACTACCAGAATGCACAACAGTACCAGAACAATTGCAACGGTAATCAGCAACGTCACGCCAATAACCAGAAGTCCGGACGTAAAGGACAGAACGAGTGGAGCAACAAGCGAGCCTCAACGCCGTTCTACGGGAATGGTAACGATTTTACTAGCGACTGCTGGAACAGTTACTACTCGCAGTTCTATGGGAATGAGCATTTCGGCGGCAACTTTTTCTCTGGAGGTGGTTGTTATCCGAGCCTGCAGAATTACTATTCGAGCTACGGCTACGGTAACTTCCAGACCAACATGTACAACGATGGCGCCTGGGAGTGTAATTACAATGCCTCGTACGGCTACGATCAGTACGGGTACTTCCTCCAAGGTATGGGAAATAATTACTACTAA